In Pirellulales bacterium, a single genomic region encodes these proteins:
- a CDS encoding type II toxin-antitoxin system prevent-host-death family antitoxin — protein MTTISIQEAQAKLPELIHRMLPGDELLITENNQPIARLVPATAVRPQRKLGTMRGTVLFTAPDFDAPLEDFKEYMQ, from the coding sequence ATGACGACGATTTCCATTCAAGAAGCCCAAGCCAAGCTGCCGGAGTTGATCCACCGGATGTTGCCGGGCGATGAATTGTTGATTACGGAGAACAATCAGCCCATTGCTCGCCTGGTTCCGGCCACGGCAGTTCGGCCACAGCGGAAGCTCGGAACCATGCGCGGCACCGTGCTGTTCACAGCTCCGGACTTTGATGCGCCGTTGGAGGACTTCAAGGAATACATGCAGTGA